The Numenius arquata chromosome 7, bNumArq3.hap1.1, whole genome shotgun sequence genome has a window encoding:
- the SLC35A1 gene encoding CMP-sialic acid transporter isoform X2 yields MGGAAGHGGRLRPGGLRAFRGHHVGSERETGSLARLITTLKENVFGSPTELLKLSVPSLVYALQNNMAFVALSNLDAAVYQVTYQLKIPCTALCTVLMLNRTLSKLQWFSVFMLCGGVTLVQWKPAQATKVQVEQNPWLGFGAIAVAVLCSGFAGVYFEKVLKSSDTSLWVRNIQMYLSGIVVTLFGVYMSDGAQVLEKGFFYGYTHYVWFVIFLASVGGLYTSVVVKYTDNIMKGFSAAAAIVLSTVASVILFGLQITVTFSLGALLVCVSIYLYGLPRQDTTKLQPAETKSSKERLATV; encoded by the exons ATGGGAGGAGCGGCGGGGCACGGCGGACGGCTCCGGCCCGGCGGTCTGAGAGCTTTTCGCGGGCACCATGTCGGCTCCGAAAG AGAAACTGGAAGTCTGGCAAGGTTAataacaactttaaaagaaaatgtgttcgGAAGTCCTACAGAATTGCTGAAATTAAGTGTCCCATCTTTGGTGTATGCTCTCCAAAACAACATGGCGTTCGTGGCTCTTAGCAACTTGGATGCAGCAGTCTACCAG GTGACGTACCAGCTGAAGATCCCTTGTACAGCTTTATGTACAGTCCTAATGCTGAACCGTACCCTCAGTAAGCTGCAGTGGTTCTCTGTCTTCATGCTGTGTGGTGGTGTCACCCTTGTCCAGTGGAAGCCTGCTCAGGCTACGAAAGTACAG GTGGAGCAGAATCCATGGCTGGGGTTTGGAGCCATCGCTGTTGCTGTGCTGTGTTCAGGATTTGCAG gagttTATTTTGAGAAGGTCTTAAAGAGTTCGGATACTTCCTTGTGGGTGAGGAATATTCAGATGTACTTATCTGGGATTGTGGTGACTTTATTTGGTGTGTACATGTCAGACGGAGCCCAAGTTCTGGAGAAAGGGTTTTTCTACGGCTACACACACTACGTCTGGTTTGTCATCT TTCTGGCCAGCGTAGGCGGCCTCTACACGTCGGTGGTTGTTAAGTACACAGATAACATTATGAAAGGCTTTTCTGCAGCGGCAGCCATTGTTCTTTCTACTGTGGCCTCAGTCATCCTCTTTGGCCTCCAGATAa CTGTTACCTTCTCCCTGGGTGCTCTCCTGGTGTGTGTTTCTATTTACCTCTATGGATTACCTCGACAAGACACCACAAAACTCCAGCCAGCAGAGACGAAGAGCTCGAAAGAGAGACTTGCTACTGTCTGA
- the SLC35A1 gene encoding CMP-sialic acid transporter isoform X3 yields MSAPKENVSLLFKLYCLTVMTLVAATYTVALRYTRTVETELYFSTTAVCITEVIKLFLSVGILAKETGSLARLITTLKENVFGSPTELLKLSVPSLVYALQNNMAFVALSNLDAAVYQVTYQLKIPCTALCTVLMLNRTLSKLQWFSVFMLCGGVTLVQWKPAQATKVQVEQNPWLGFGAIAVAVLCSGFAVLASVGGLYTSVVVKYTDNIMKGFSAAAAIVLSTVASVILFGLQITVTFSLGALLVCVSIYLYGLPRQDTTKLQPAETKSSKERLATV; encoded by the exons ATGTCGGCTCCGAAAG aaaatgtcAGCTTACTGTTCAAGTTGTACTGCCTGACGGTGATGACCCTGGTCGCCGCGACGTACACGGTGGCGTTGCGGTACACAAGGACAGTGGAGACGGAGCTCTACTTTTCAACCACGGCTGTGTGCATCACAGAAGTTATCAAGTTGTTCTTGAGCGTGGGCATCTTGGCTAA AGAAACTGGAAGTCTGGCAAGGTTAataacaactttaaaagaaaatgtgttcgGAAGTCCTACAGAATTGCTGAAATTAAGTGTCCCATCTTTGGTGTATGCTCTCCAAAACAACATGGCGTTCGTGGCTCTTAGCAACTTGGATGCAGCAGTCTACCAG GTGACGTACCAGCTGAAGATCCCTTGTACAGCTTTATGTACAGTCCTAATGCTGAACCGTACCCTCAGTAAGCTGCAGTGGTTCTCTGTCTTCATGCTGTGTGGTGGTGTCACCCTTGTCCAGTGGAAGCCTGCTCAGGCTACGAAAGTACAG GTGGAGCAGAATCCATGGCTGGGGTTTGGAGCCATCGCTGTTGCTGTGCTGTGTTCAGGATTTGCAG TTCTGGCCAGCGTAGGCGGCCTCTACACGTCGGTGGTTGTTAAGTACACAGATAACATTATGAAAGGCTTTTCTGCAGCGGCAGCCATTGTTCTTTCTACTGTGGCCTCAGTCATCCTCTTTGGCCTCCAGATAa CTGTTACCTTCTCCCTGGGTGCTCTCCTGGTGTGTGTTTCTATTTACCTCTATGGATTACCTCGACAAGACACCACAAAACTCCAGCCAGCAGAGACGAAGAGCTCGAAAGAGAGACTTGCTACTGTCTGA
- the SLC35A1 gene encoding CMP-sialic acid transporter isoform X1 — protein MSAPKENVSLLFKLYCLTVMTLVAATYTVALRYTRTVETELYFSTTAVCITEVIKLFLSVGILAKETGSLARLITTLKENVFGSPTELLKLSVPSLVYALQNNMAFVALSNLDAAVYQVTYQLKIPCTALCTVLMLNRTLSKLQWFSVFMLCGGVTLVQWKPAQATKVQVEQNPWLGFGAIAVAVLCSGFAGVYFEKVLKSSDTSLWVRNIQMYLSGIVVTLFGVYMSDGAQVLEKGFFYGYTHYVWFVIFLASVGGLYTSVVVKYTDNIMKGFSAAAAIVLSTVASVILFGLQITVTFSLGALLVCVSIYLYGLPRQDTTKLQPAETKSSKERLATV, from the exons ATGTCGGCTCCGAAAG aaaatgtcAGCTTACTGTTCAAGTTGTACTGCCTGACGGTGATGACCCTGGTCGCCGCGACGTACACGGTGGCGTTGCGGTACACAAGGACAGTGGAGACGGAGCTCTACTTTTCAACCACGGCTGTGTGCATCACAGAAGTTATCAAGTTGTTCTTGAGCGTGGGCATCTTGGCTAA AGAAACTGGAAGTCTGGCAAGGTTAataacaactttaaaagaaaatgtgttcgGAAGTCCTACAGAATTGCTGAAATTAAGTGTCCCATCTTTGGTGTATGCTCTCCAAAACAACATGGCGTTCGTGGCTCTTAGCAACTTGGATGCAGCAGTCTACCAG GTGACGTACCAGCTGAAGATCCCTTGTACAGCTTTATGTACAGTCCTAATGCTGAACCGTACCCTCAGTAAGCTGCAGTGGTTCTCTGTCTTCATGCTGTGTGGTGGTGTCACCCTTGTCCAGTGGAAGCCTGCTCAGGCTACGAAAGTACAG GTGGAGCAGAATCCATGGCTGGGGTTTGGAGCCATCGCTGTTGCTGTGCTGTGTTCAGGATTTGCAG gagttTATTTTGAGAAGGTCTTAAAGAGTTCGGATACTTCCTTGTGGGTGAGGAATATTCAGATGTACTTATCTGGGATTGTGGTGACTTTATTTGGTGTGTACATGTCAGACGGAGCCCAAGTTCTGGAGAAAGGGTTTTTCTACGGCTACACACACTACGTCTGGTTTGTCATCT TTCTGGCCAGCGTAGGCGGCCTCTACACGTCGGTGGTTGTTAAGTACACAGATAACATTATGAAAGGCTTTTCTGCAGCGGCAGCCATTGTTCTTTCTACTGTGGCCTCAGTCATCCTCTTTGGCCTCCAGATAa CTGTTACCTTCTCCCTGGGTGCTCTCCTGGTGTGTGTTTCTATTTACCTCTATGGATTACCTCGACAAGACACCACAAAACTCCAGCCAGCAGAGACGAAGAGCTCGAAAGAGAGACTTGCTACTGTCTGA